One genomic window of Pecten maximus chromosome 3, xPecMax1.1, whole genome shotgun sequence includes the following:
- the LOC117322750 gene encoding cell wall integrity and stress response component 1-like yields MKSTEEGSPGDVDDHHDNLVEGIEHNDEYDEAFQALLEDLFGGEGRAEEIQVQSSPESSASTWRYAIPPYPSPEEIYMYGLSSSSSSSLASSSSSSSSLASSSSSSSSLASSPSSLAVEASSDNQTEAENVTTSTHIVTITLKTVTSTKADGSTEVEQTSTVEYAEGIQAADVDTQQVCRNVLNQLQEHASQ; encoded by the coding sequence ATGAAAAGCACGGAAGAAGGCTCCCCAGGGGATGTAGatgatcaccatgacaacctTGTTGAGGGGATTGAACATAACGACGAGTATGACGAAGCGTTCCAGGCCCTGTTAGAAGATTTATTTGGGGGAGAGGGACGCGCTGAAGAAATTCAAGTGCAAAGTTCACCAGAGAGCTCAGCGTCCACTTGGCGGTACGCTATACCCCCATATCCAAGTCCGGaggaaatttacatgtatgGCTTGTCGTCATCATCGTCCTCGTCACTAGCCTCGTCGTCATCATCGTCCTCATCGCTAGCCTCGTCGTCATCATCGTCCTCGTCACTAGCCTCGTCGCCATCTTCGTTAGCAGTTGAAGCCTCATCAGATAATCAGACTGAAGCTGAAAATGTCACTACTTCCACGCATATAGTGACAATTACTTTAAAAACTGTTACTTCGACCAAAGCTGACGGTTCCACAGAAGTGGAACAGACTTCAACTGTCGAGTATGCGGAAGGGATACAAGCTGCAGATGTGGATACACAACAAGTGTGCCGGAATGTGCTCAACCAATTACAAGAGCACGCCAGCCAATAG